From one Humulus lupulus chromosome 8, drHumLupu1.1, whole genome shotgun sequence genomic stretch:
- the LOC133796114 gene encoding uncharacterized protein LOC133796114, with the protein MGERKKLWDKLASIGHLKNPWIIFGDFNAMFSFQDRNGGRQILAKDITDAQNWLALGQVDDFKCSGAHFTWSNKHDVGDRIFSKLDRVFTNDYWLDTFPKSEACFKWDYVSDHSYCSGGGLTKTVQKLLRVKHVLKRFNREVVGDIVLDYKLAKEEFNKAQEALASNPSDYTLHQVVIQTQQEFSDMLSRYSSFLKQQSKVNWVNFSDENSRYSMLL; encoded by the exons ATGGGGGAGAGAAAAAAGTTATGGGACAAGTTGGCTAGTATTGGTCATCTGAAAAATCCTTGGATTATTTTCGGGGATTTTAATGCTATGTTTAGCTTCCAGGATAGGAATGGTGGGAGACAAATCTTAGCTAAAGATATCACTGATGCTCAAAACTGGCTGGCTTTAGGCCAAGTAGATGATTTCAAGTGCTCTGGTGCGCACTTTACTTGGTCTAACAAGCATGATGTAGGAGACCGGATTTTTTCCAAGCTAGATCGAGTTTTCACTAATGACTATTGGCTGGACACTTTCCCAAAATCTGAAGCTTGCTTCAAATGGGACTATGTTTCAGACCATAGCTATT GTTCGGGAGGAGGCTTAACTAAGACTGTGCAGAAACTCCTTCGGGTTAAACATGTTTTGAAAAGATTTAACAGAGAAGTGGTTGGTGATATAGTCTTGGATTACAAGTTGGCAAAGGAGGAATTCAATAAAGCTCAGGAGGCCTTGGCTTCTAACCCCTCTGACTATACTCTTCATCAAGTTGTTATTCAAACTCAGCAGGAATTTTCTGATATGCTGAGCCGGTACTCTAGTTTTCTCAAGCAGCAAAGTAAAGTTAATTGGGTTAATTTCAGTGATGAAAACTCGAGATATTCCATGCTATTATGA